In Diaphorobacter ruginosibacter, the genomic stretch CCTTCTGGAACGAGGTGGCAAAGCGCCCGAACTGGCCGACGAGCGACTGCTCGCTGTCGCCGAGCAGCGCGAGCACCTGCAGCCTGCGCTCGTCCTCCTTCTCGCCCATGGCGCGCAGGTAGCCCTGCGTGAGCGACTCGATGTGCTTTTCGATCTGGAAAGGCTGCAGATGCTCGGCGAGCACCGCGATGCGCTGGCGCTGCTGCTTGGCGTTGACGAAATAGGAGGCCGTTGCTGCGAGCAGCACCAGAAGAATCGGATCCATGGATATGCGTTCGGGTGAAGTGTTTGCCCGCCGCGGAAACCAAAGCGGGGGCAGGACCTCTATTGTGCGACGGCTTCTCCCGCCGCTGCGGGCGCTTCGGTGCAGAATGCAAGGGTCATTCGCCCGCGTCCGCACATCATGCCCACTCTCCAGACACTGCTCACCTTCTTTGGCGTCGCCGTCCTTCTCGGCCTGAGCCCGGGGCCGGACAATCTCTTCGTGCTGCTGCAGTCGGCGCAGCGCGGCTGGCGCATGGGCATTGCGGTGGTGGTGGGGCTGTGCATCGGCATCATCGGCCACACGACGGCCGTTGCCCTGGGGCTGGCCGCCGTCTTTGCCGCATCCGAGATCGCGTTCGACGTGCTCAAGTGGTGCGGCGCGGCATATCTGATCTACCTGGCATGGGGTGCATGGCGCGCACCGGTCGGTGTGAAGCATGAGGAAGCGGTGGGTTCGCCTTCGTCCGAGCCCCGCGCCTCGGCATCCGATGTCATGCGCATGGTGCTGCGCGGCGTGGTGATGAACCTCACCAACCCCAAGGTGCTGATCTTCTTCCTGGCCTTCCTGCCTCAGTTCGCCAATCCCTCCCTGGGGCCGGTGGCGCCGCAAATCTTCGTGTTCGGCGCGGTGTTCATCGTGGCGACGTTCCTGGTGTTCGGCTCGATCGCGATCTTCTCCGGCGTGTTCGGCAACCTGCTGCTGCGCTCCG encodes the following:
- a CDS encoding LysE family translocator, which encodes MPTLQTLLTFFGVAVLLGLSPGPDNLFVLLQSAQRGWRMGIAVVVGLCIGIIGHTTAVALGLAAVFAASEIAFDVLKWCGAAYLIYLAWGAWRAPVGVKHEEAVGSPSSEPRASASDVMRMVLRGVVMNLTNPKVLIFFLAFLPQFANPSLGPVAPQIFVFGAVFIVATFLVFGSIAIFSGVFGNLLLRSARGQRWLNRITAIVFVGLAVKLATSQR